The proteins below are encoded in one region of Pacificitalea manganoxidans:
- the ku gene encoding non-homologous end joining protein Ku, producing MASRAVWKGQLRLSLVSIPVEIHSATKTGARVSFRQIHGPSGKRVRYEKTVPGIGPVKAGDILKGYELGDDEYLLLEPDEIDAIKLETKKTLELVQFVDFCEIPPLYFDRPYYVVPTDDLAEDAYRVVRDALRGAKKVGLGQLTMRGKEYLCAIKPCGDGLLLETLHYADEIREADPLFSDIEDEASDDDLLSVATQLIERKSDPFDASIFQDRYDAGLRELIERKRRNKKTPRARTGDDRSSGGDDNVVDLMSALKQSLAKDKSAGKSAAKGTSGKSGTKSKSTPAKRGSRSKSA from the coding sequence ATGGCCTCGCGCGCAGTCTGGAAAGGACAGCTACGGCTGTCGCTGGTATCCATTCCGGTGGAGATACATTCGGCCACCAAAACGGGCGCACGCGTCAGCTTCCGCCAGATCCACGGGCCCAGCGGCAAACGGGTGCGCTATGAGAAAACCGTGCCCGGGATCGGTCCGGTCAAGGCCGGCGACATCCTCAAGGGCTATGAGCTGGGCGACGACGAATATCTCCTGCTGGAACCTGACGAGATCGACGCCATCAAGCTGGAAACCAAAAAGACGCTGGAGTTGGTCCAGTTCGTCGATTTCTGCGAAATTCCCCCGCTTTATTTCGACCGGCCCTATTACGTCGTGCCGACCGACGATCTGGCCGAGGATGCCTATCGCGTGGTGCGCGACGCGTTGCGCGGGGCCAAGAAGGTCGGCCTTGGGCAATTGACCATGCGTGGCAAGGAATACCTATGTGCGATCAAACCCTGTGGCGATGGGCTGCTGCTGGAAACCCTGCATTACGCCGATGAGATCCGCGAGGCCGATCCACTGTTTTCCGATATCGAGGATGAAGCCTCGGATGATGATCTGCTGTCGGTGGCGACCCAGTTGATCGAGCGGAAATCCGATCCGTTCGATGCCAGCATTTTTCAGGACCGCTATGATGCCGGGCTGCGCGAGTTGATCGAGCGCAAGCGCCGCAACAAAAAGACCCCGCGCGCCCGCACCGGTGATGACCGCAGCAGCGGGGGGGACGACAACGTCGTTGATCTGATGTCCGCGCTCAAGCAGAGCCTCGCCAAGGATAAGTCAGCGGGCAAGTCCGCGGCGAAAGGCACCTCCGGCAAATCCGGCACCAAGAGCAAATCGACCCCGGCGAAGCGCGGCTCCCGGTCGAAATCCGCGTAA